A single window of Castor canadensis chromosome 3, mCasCan1.hap1v2, whole genome shotgun sequence DNA harbors:
- the LOC141421401 gene encoding uncharacterized protein has translation MTLLTLRRANANRDTRNKSRALAPAELRESQKGRAKQEQRRQKRRGGRRQSRAPGFDVARLRLAARASARSAQRDHTQPPSPAARPPALRDRRFALSSNSLLSLPRRAPPRKPKDSGQRRDPGAPPPSLGTSAATAARAAAPPAGCPAQAAAPLFISGCLHSVSPSGEPLLRLPPLNSRQSRPPPPLHLAGAARKHRERAQCRWARVDVCADRFSAWQSPSLASDGAWTLLSASGIGAAGQSTLFVGGARKAILESGGGVGRGWGWCLRELQTHTPLPVGPSPPPYLPSSLPLLPILVSPAPLLLFLLFFLSWLCDASLYRVTGLALQWQLMEWGKARQQGWGLRTAGGRAAAAA, from the exons ATGACTCTT CTGACCCTTCGGCGGGCAAACGCAAACCGCGACACCAGAAACAAATCACGGGCACTCGCCCCCGCGGAGCTCCGGGAGAGCCAG AAAGGCAGAGCCAAGCAGGAgcagaggaggcagaagaggcGCGGAGGAAGGCGGCAGAGCCGCGCACCCGGCTTTGACGTCGCCCGGCTGCGGCTAGCAGCTCGCGCTTCAGCACGTAGCGCACAACGTGACCACACACAGCCTCCCTCTCCGGCAGCCCGTCCGCCTGCGCTCCGCGATCGCCGCTTCGCCCTCTCCTCCAACTCCCTCCTTTCGCTTCCGCGGCGCGCACCCCCGCGCAAACCCAAGGATTCCGGCCAGCGTCGGGACCCGGGCGCTCCGCCGCCCAGCCTGGGCACCTCTGCTGCAACTGCGGCCCGAGCGGCGGCCCCCCCAGCTGGGTGCCCTGCGCAGGCAGCCGCTCCCCTGTTCATCTCTGGATGCCTGCACTCCGTTAGCCCCAGCGGGGAACCCCTTCTGCGGCTCCCTCCTCTAAACTCCCGCCAGTCCCGGCCGCCCCCACCCCTCCACCTGGCGGGGGCGGCGCGGAAGCATAGAGAACGCGCGCAGTGCCGGTGGGCACGCGTAGACGTGTGTGCGGATCGCTTCTCTGCTTGGCAGTCTCCTTCTCTTGCAAGTGACGGTGCCTGGACTCTGCTTTCGGCTTCTGGAATTGGTGCGGCCGGTCAGAGCACCCTCTTCGTTGGCGGGGCGCGAAAGGCTATTTTGGAGAGCGGTGGCGGTGTTGGCAGAGGCTGGGGCTGGTGCCTGAGAGAGCTCCAGACGCACACTCCGCTCCCCGTTggaccctctcctcctccttatctcccctcctcccttccccttctccctatCCTCGTTTCCCCAGCCccactcctcctcttcctcctcttcttcctctcctggcTCTGCGATGCGAGTCTGTATCGTGTAACAGGATTGGCGTTGCAATGGCAACTGATGGAATGGGGGAAGGCAAGACAGCAGGGCTGGGGGCTCCGGACTGCGGGCGGGCGGGCCGCTGCCGCTGCTTGA